The Mycobacterium seoulense genome has a window encoding:
- the glgC gene encoding glucose-1-phosphate adenylyltransferase codes for MREAPHVLGIVLAGGEGKRLYPLTADRAKPAVPFGGAYRLIDFVLSNLVNARYLRICVLTQYKSHSLDRHISQNWRLSGLAGEYITPVPAQQRLGPRWYTGSADAIYQSLNLIYDEDPDYIVVFGADHVYRMDPEQMVQFHIESGAGATVAGIRVPRSEATAFGCIDADDSGRIRDFVEKPLDPPGTPDDPEATFVSMGNYIFTTKVLIDAIRADADDDHSDHDMGGDIIPRLVGDGMAAVYDFKDNEVPGATDRDRGYWRDVGTLDAFYDAHMDLVSVHPVFNLYNKRWPIRGESENLAPAKFVNGGSAQESVVGAGSIISAASVRNSVLSSNVVVDDGAIVEGSVIMPGARVGRGAVVRHAILDKNVVVGPGEMVGVDLEKDRERFAISAGGVVAVGKGVWI; via the coding sequence ATGAGGGAAGCGCCACACGTGCTGGGCATTGTCCTGGCCGGCGGTGAGGGCAAGCGGCTGTATCCGCTGACCGCGGACCGGGCCAAGCCCGCGGTTCCCTTCGGCGGCGCCTACCGACTGATCGACTTCGTGCTGTCCAACCTCGTCAATGCGCGCTATTTGCGGATCTGCGTTCTCACTCAGTACAAGTCGCATTCACTCGACCGTCACATTTCGCAGAACTGGCGGTTGTCCGGCCTGGCCGGCGAGTACATCACCCCGGTGCCGGCGCAGCAGCGGCTGGGCCCGCGCTGGTACACCGGCTCCGCCGACGCGATCTATCAGTCGCTCAACCTGATCTACGACGAAGACCCCGACTACATAGTCGTTTTCGGCGCCGACCACGTGTATCGGATGGACCCCGAGCAGATGGTCCAGTTCCACATCGAGAGCGGGGCCGGCGCGACGGTGGCCGGCATCCGGGTGCCACGCAGCGAGGCCACCGCGTTCGGGTGCATCGACGCCGACGACTCGGGCCGCATCCGCGATTTCGTCGAGAAGCCGCTCGATCCGCCGGGCACCCCGGATGACCCCGAGGCGACGTTCGTGTCGATGGGCAACTACATCTTCACCACGAAGGTGCTCATCGACGCGATACGTGCCGACGCCGACGACGACCACTCCGACCACGACATGGGCGGTGACATCATCCCGCGCCTGGTGGGCGACGGTATGGCCGCGGTCTACGACTTCAAGGACAACGAGGTACCGGGCGCCACCGATCGCGACCGGGGCTACTGGCGTGACGTGGGGACGCTGGACGCGTTCTATGACGCACACATGGACCTGGTCTCGGTGCACCCGGTGTTCAACCTCTACAACAAGCGCTGGCCGATTCGCGGCGAGTCGGAGAACCTGGCACCGGCCAAGTTCGTCAACGGCGGCTCGGCCCAGGAGTCGGTCGTGGGCGCCGGCAGCATCATCTCGGCGGCCTCGGTGCGCAACTCGGTGCTGTCGTCCAACGTCGTCGTCGACGACGGCGCGATCGTCGAGGGCAGCGTCATCATGCCGGGCGCCCGGGTCGGTCGGGGCGCGGTGGTGCGCCACGCCATCTTGGACAAGAACGTCGTCGTGGGCCCCGGCGAGATGGTCGGCGTGGACTTGGAGAAGGACCGGGAGCGCTTCGCCATCAGTGCCGGCGGCGTGGTCGCGGTGGGCAAGGGCGTCTGGATCTAG
- the glgA gene encoding glycogen synthase, translated as MRVAMMTREYPPEVYGGAGVHVTELVAQLRRLCAVDVHCMGAPRPNAFVHQPDPRLRGANAALSTLSADLIMANAASAADVVHSHTWYTGMAGHLAALLYDIPHVLTAHSLEPLRPWKAEQLGGGYRVSTWVEHTAVQAAHAVIAVSAAMREDILRVYPALDPSLVHVIRNGVDTDVWHPAGAMQTGSVLAELGVDPHRPIVAFVGRITRQKGVAHLVAAAHRFDPAVQVVLCAGAPDTPEIADEMKSAVARLADSRQGVFWIREMLPIGELREILSAATVFVCPSVYEPLGIVNLEAMACATAVVASDVGGIPEVVVNGVTGSLVHYDADDQAGYRARLAEAVNDLVAEPEKAKRYGEAGRQRCVEEFSWARVAEQTLDIYRKVCA; from the coding sequence ATGCGGGTGGCGATGATGACGCGGGAGTACCCACCAGAGGTCTACGGGGGAGCCGGTGTACATGTCACGGAACTGGTCGCCCAACTGCGCCGACTGTGCGCGGTCGACGTGCACTGCATGGGCGCCCCGCGCCCGAACGCCTTCGTGCACCAGCCCGATCCGCGCTTGCGCGGAGCCAACGCGGCGTTGTCGACGTTGTCCGCGGACCTGATCATGGCCAACGCCGCGTCGGCGGCCGACGTCGTGCATTCGCACACCTGGTACACCGGCATGGCCGGGCATCTGGCCGCGCTGCTCTACGACATCCCCCATGTGCTGACCGCCCACTCGCTCGAGCCGCTGCGGCCGTGGAAGGCCGAGCAGCTCGGCGGCGGCTACCGCGTGTCGACGTGGGTGGAGCACACCGCGGTGCAGGCCGCGCACGCCGTCATCGCGGTCAGCGCCGCGATGCGCGAAGACATCCTGCGGGTCTACCCCGCCCTCGATCCCAGCCTGGTGCACGTCATCCGCAACGGGGTCGACACCGACGTCTGGCATCCGGCCGGCGCGATGCAAACCGGGTCGGTGCTGGCCGAACTCGGCGTCGACCCGCACCGGCCCATCGTGGCGTTCGTCGGCCGGATCACCCGGCAGAAGGGCGTCGCCCACCTGGTGGCGGCGGCGCACCGGTTCGACCCCGCGGTGCAGGTGGTGCTGTGCGCCGGCGCCCCCGACACCCCGGAGATTGCCGACGAGATGAAGTCCGCGGTGGCGCGGCTGGCCGACAGCCGGCAGGGCGTGTTTTGGATCAGGGAGATGCTGCCTATCGGCGAGCTGCGCGAAATATTATCCGCGGCAACGGTTTTCGTGTGCCCCTCGGTGTATGAGCCGCTGGGCATCGTGAACCTCGAGGCGATGGCGTGCGCGACGGCCGTGGTGGCATCCGACGTCGGGGGGATACCCGAGGTGGTCGTCAACGGGGTGACCGGTTCGCTGGTGCATTACGACGCCGACGACCAGGCCGGATACCGGGCCAGGCTGGCCGAAGCGGTCAACGATCTCGTCGCCGAGCCCGAGAAGGCGAAGCGCTACGGCGAGGCGGGTCGCCAGCGCTGCGTCGAGGAATTCTCCTGGGCCCGCGTCGCCGAGCAGACCCTGGACATCTACCGGAAGGTGTGTGCGTAG
- a CDS encoding DUF3117 domain-containing protein: MAAMKPRTGDGPLEATKEGRGIVMRVPLEGGGRLVVELTPDEAAALGDELKGVTSSS, from the coding sequence ATGGCGGCGATGAAGCCCCGGACCGGCGACGGTCCTCTGGAAGCAACCAAGGAGGGGCGCGGCATCGTGATGCGGGTACCACTTGAGGGAGGCGGTCGACTAGTCGTTGAGCTGACGCCCGACGAAGCTGCCGCACTCGGTGACGAACTCAAGGGTGTCACGAGCTCTAGCTAA
- a CDS encoding DNA-3-methyladenine glycosylase I: MSDDGLVRCGWAAIRPGADFELYRDYHDQEWGRPVHDGVALFERMSLEAFQSGLSWLIILRKRENFRRAFDEFDFERVAGYTDADVQRLMADAGIVRNRAKIEATIANARAAAELGSAADLSKLLWSFAPEPRPRPADGSEIPSASAESKAMARELKRRGFRFVGPTTAYALMQATGMVDDHILGCWVPSAR, encoded by the coding sequence GTGAGCGACGACGGACTGGTTCGGTGTGGGTGGGCGGCCATTCGGCCCGGGGCCGACTTCGAGTTGTACCGCGACTACCACGACCAGGAGTGGGGCCGCCCGGTACACGACGGGGTGGCGCTGTTCGAGCGGATGAGCCTGGAGGCCTTCCAGAGCGGGCTGTCGTGGCTGATCATCCTGCGCAAACGGGAGAACTTCCGGCGCGCCTTCGACGAGTTCGACTTCGAGCGGGTCGCCGGCTATACCGATGCCGACGTGCAGCGGTTGATGGCGGACGCCGGGATCGTGCGCAATCGCGCCAAGATCGAGGCGACCATCGCCAACGCGCGCGCCGCGGCCGAGCTGGGAAGTGCGGCGGACCTGTCGAAGCTGTTGTGGTCGTTTGCGCCGGAACCGCGTCCCCGGCCTGCCGACGGGTCCGAAATTCCGTCGGCCAGTGCCGAATCGAAGGCCATGGCGCGCGAGCTCAAGCGGCGCGGTTTCCGCTTCGTCGGCCCAACCACCGCCTATGCGCTGATGCAGGCGACCGGCATGGTCGACGACCATATCCTCGGTTGTTGGGTGCCTTCCGCCCGGTGA
- a CDS encoding DivIVA domain-containing protein, whose amino-acid sequence MALVLLYLVVLVLVAIVLFGAASLLFGRGEQLPPLPRGTTATVLPAYGVTGADVDAVKFTQVLRGYKTSEVDWVLDRLARELEALRGQLAAVHASATAAEEPRAVEPEDGEDRQD is encoded by the coding sequence GTGGCGTTGGTGTTGCTCTACCTGGTGGTGCTGGTGCTGGTGGCGATCGTGCTGTTCGGCGCGGCGAGTCTGTTGTTCGGCCGGGGTGAGCAGCTGCCGCCCCTGCCGCGGGGGACCACCGCGACGGTGTTGCCCGCCTACGGTGTGACCGGCGCGGACGTCGATGCCGTCAAGTTCACCCAGGTGCTGCGCGGCTACAAGACCAGCGAGGTGGACTGGGTGCTGGACCGGCTGGCCCGCGAGCTCGAGGCGCTGCGCGGCCAGCTGGCCGCGGTCCACGCGTCCGCGACCGCCGCGGAGGAGCCCCGAGCCGTGGAACCCGAGGACGGCGAGGATCGTCAGGACTAG
- a CDS encoding glucosyl-3-phosphoglycerate synthase produces the protein MTASDLFAGDRTTDAVLAARPGDTWLSDRSWNRPSWTVAELEAAKAGRTISVVLPALDEEETIESVVDSISPLVDGLVDELIVLDSGSTDDTEIRAVAAGARVVSREQALPEVPIRPGKGEALWRSLAATSGDIVVFVDSDLINPHPMFVPWLVGPLLTGDGIHLVKSFYRRPLKVGDVGGAAGATGGGRVTELVARPLLAALRPELGGILQPLGGEYAATRELLTSVPFAPGYGVEIGLLLDTFDRLGADAIAQVNLGVRAHRNRPLAELGAMSRQVIATLLSRCGVSDSGVGLTQFFAVGPDGEDGQGYAQHTSPVSLADRPPMKILRPR, from the coding sequence ATGACGGCGTCTGACCTGTTCGCCGGCGACCGCACGACCGACGCGGTGCTGGCCGCCCGGCCCGGTGACACATGGTTGTCCGATCGCAGCTGGAACCGTCCGAGCTGGACCGTCGCCGAACTCGAGGCCGCGAAGGCGGGGCGAACCATCTCGGTGGTGCTGCCTGCGCTCGACGAGGAAGAGACCATCGAATCGGTGGTCGACAGCATCTCCCCGCTGGTTGACGGCCTTGTCGACGAGCTGATCGTGCTGGACTCCGGCTCGACCGACGACACCGAGATCCGCGCCGTCGCGGCCGGCGCCCGCGTCGTCAGCCGCGAGCAGGCCCTGCCCGAGGTGCCGATCCGGCCCGGCAAAGGGGAGGCGCTGTGGCGCTCGCTGGCGGCCACCAGCGGCGACATTGTCGTCTTCGTCGACTCCGACCTGATCAACCCGCACCCGATGTTCGTGCCGTGGCTGGTCGGCCCGCTGCTCACGGGCGACGGCATTCACCTGGTCAAGAGCTTCTACCGGCGGCCGCTGAAGGTTGGCGACGTGGGCGGCGCCGCGGGCGCCACCGGGGGCGGGCGGGTCACCGAGCTGGTGGCCCGGCCGCTGCTCGCGGCGCTGCGCCCGGAGCTGGGCGGCATCCTGCAGCCCCTTGGCGGGGAGTACGCGGCCACCCGTGAACTGCTGACGTCGGTGCCGTTCGCGCCCGGCTACGGCGTGGAGATCGGCCTGCTGCTGGACACCTTCGACCGGCTGGGCGCCGACGCGATCGCCCAGGTCAACCTGGGCGTGCGGGCGCACCGCAACCGGCCACTCGCCGAGCTCGGGGCGATGAGCCGCCAGGTCATCGCGACCCTGCTCTCGCGCTGCGGAGTTTCGGACTCCGGGGTCGGGCTGACGCAGTTCTTCGCCGTCGGGCCCGACGGCGAAGACGGGCAGGGCTACGCCCAGCACACGTCGCCGGTGTCGCTGGCGGACCGCCCGCCCATGAAAATCCTGCGGCCGCGCTGA
- the folP gene encoding dihydropteroate synthase — MKSTWCGRPVAGDRPLIMAIVNRTPDSFYDKGATFSDEAARSAAHRAVAEGADVIDVGGVKAGPGQEVDAQTEVARLIPFIEWLRGAYPDQLISVDTWRSEVAKVACAAGADLINDTWGGIDPALAEVAAEYGAGLVCSHTGGALPRTRPFRVSYGTSTRGVVDDVIRQVTAAAERAVARGVARDRVLIDPAHDFGKNTFHGLLLLRHVGDLVNTGWPVLMALSNKDFVGETLGVELTERLEGTLAATALAAAAGARMFRVHEVAATRRVLEMVASIQGVRPPTRTVRGLA, encoded by the coding sequence GTGAAATCCACCTGGTGCGGCCGCCCGGTCGCCGGCGATCGCCCGCTGATCATGGCGATCGTCAACCGCACCCCCGACTCGTTCTACGACAAGGGTGCGACCTTCAGCGACGAGGCCGCCCGGTCCGCCGCGCACCGGGCCGTCGCCGAAGGCGCAGACGTCATCGACGTCGGGGGTGTCAAAGCCGGCCCCGGCCAGGAGGTCGACGCGCAGACCGAGGTCGCCCGGCTGATCCCCTTCATCGAATGGCTGCGCGGCGCCTATCCGGACCAGCTGATCAGCGTGGACACCTGGCGGTCCGAGGTGGCCAAGGTGGCGTGCGCGGCCGGGGCGGACCTGATCAACGACACCTGGGGCGGCATCGACCCGGCCCTGGCCGAGGTCGCCGCCGAGTACGGCGCGGGCCTGGTGTGCTCGCACACCGGCGGTGCGCTGCCCCGCACGCGTCCGTTCCGGGTGAGCTACGGAACAAGCACGCGCGGCGTGGTCGACGACGTCATCCGCCAGGTCACGGCGGCCGCCGAGCGCGCGGTCGCCCGCGGCGTGGCCCGCGATCGCGTGCTGATCGACCCGGCCCACGATTTCGGCAAGAACACCTTCCACGGGCTGCTGTTGTTGCGTCACGTGGGCGATCTAGTTAATACCGGGTGGCCCGTGCTCATGGCTTTGAGTAACAAGGACTTCGTCGGGGAGACTCTGGGTGTGGAACTGACCGAGCGGCTCGAGGGGACGCTGGCGGCCACCGCGCTGGCGGCCGCCGCCGGAGCGCGCATGTTTCGCGTGCACGAGGTCGCCGCGACCCGGCGGGTGCTGGAAATGGTGGCCTCCATCCAGGGAGTGCGCCCGCCGACGCGCACGGTCAGGGGGCTGGCATGA
- the fadD6 gene encoding long-chain-acyl-CoA synthetase FadD6 → MADHDGGARTAVKLTDIASRAPGLLADMPVIVRGAMTGLLAQPGSKKSIGTVFQERAARYGDRIFLRFGDQQLTYGEANAAANRYAAVLAAHGVGHGDVVAIMLRNSPNAVLAMLAAVKCGAVAGMLNYHQRGEVLAHSLGLLKAKVLIAETDLVSAVAECGGSGDTETMTVDDLERFAASAPATNPASVSAVQARDTAFYIFTSGTTGFPKASVMTHLRWLKALAAFGGIGLRLKSSDTLYSCLPLYHNNALTVALSSVINSGATLALGKSFSASKFWDEVIATEATAFIYIGEICRYLLNQPRKATDRAHRVRVIAGNGLRPEIWDEFTNRFDIGRVCEFYASSEGNTAFINIFNVPRTTGVFPMPLAYVEYDPDTGAPLRDDNGRVRRVPPGEPGLLLSPVNRLQPFDGYTDQESSEKKLVRNAFREGDVWFNSGDVMSPQGMGHAAFVDRLGDTFRWKGENVATTQVEAALASDDSVEECTVFGVEIPRTGGRAGMAAVKLRDGAEFDGKSLARAVYGQLPAYALPLFVRVVESLEHTTTFKSRKVSLREQAYGPDVPDPLYVLAGRDEGYVPYYDEYPDEVADGKRPRG, encoded by the coding sequence GTGGCCGATCACGACGGGGGAGCGCGCACGGCGGTCAAACTGACCGATATCGCATCGCGGGCGCCGGGGCTGCTGGCCGATATGCCGGTGATCGTGCGCGGGGCGATGACCGGGCTGCTCGCCCAGCCGGGTTCGAAGAAGTCGATCGGCACGGTGTTCCAGGAACGCGCCGCCCGCTACGGCGACCGGATCTTCCTGCGGTTCGGCGACCAGCAACTGACCTACGGCGAGGCCAACGCCGCCGCCAACAGGTACGCCGCCGTGCTGGCCGCGCACGGTGTCGGCCACGGCGACGTCGTCGCGATCATGCTGCGCAACTCGCCCAACGCGGTGCTGGCCATGCTGGCCGCGGTCAAGTGCGGCGCGGTCGCGGGGATGCTCAACTACCACCAGCGCGGCGAGGTCCTGGCGCACAGCCTGGGCCTGCTGAAGGCCAAGGTGTTGATCGCGGAGACCGACCTGGTCAGCGCGGTCGCCGAGTGCGGCGGCTCGGGCGACACCGAGACCATGACGGTCGACGACCTGGAGCGATTCGCCGCCAGCGCCCCGGCCACCAACCCGGCGTCGGTGTCGGCCGTGCAGGCCAGGGACACCGCGTTCTACATCTTCACTTCCGGCACAACGGGATTCCCGAAGGCCAGCGTGATGACCCACCTGCGCTGGTTGAAGGCGCTCGCCGCGTTCGGCGGTATCGGCCTGCGGCTGAAGAGCTCCGACACCCTGTACAGCTGCCTGCCGCTGTACCACAACAACGCGCTGACCGTCGCGTTGTCGTCGGTGATCAACTCCGGGGCGACGCTGGCGCTGGGCAAGTCGTTCTCGGCGTCGAAGTTCTGGGACGAGGTGATCGCCACCGAAGCCACGGCGTTCATCTACATCGGCGAGATCTGCCGGTACCTGCTCAACCAGCCGCGCAAGGCCACCGACCGCGCGCACCGGGTGCGGGTGATCGCCGGCAACGGGCTGCGCCCCGAGATCTGGGACGAGTTCACGAATCGGTTCGACATCGGCCGGGTCTGCGAGTTCTACGCCTCCAGCGAGGGCAACACCGCGTTCATCAACATCTTCAACGTCCCCAGGACCACCGGCGTCTTCCCGATGCCGCTGGCCTACGTGGAGTACGACCCCGACACCGGGGCCCCGCTGCGCGACGACAACGGGCGGGTGCGCCGGGTCCCCCCCGGCGAGCCCGGCCTGCTGCTCAGCCCGGTCAACCGGCTGCAGCCGTTCGACGGCTATACCGATCAGGAGTCGAGCGAAAAGAAGTTGGTGCGCAACGCGTTCCGCGAGGGCGACGTCTGGTTCAACTCCGGTGACGTGATGAGCCCGCAGGGCATGGGCCACGCCGCGTTCGTCGACCGGCTCGGCGACACGTTCCGGTGGAAGGGGGAGAACGTCGCCACCACGCAGGTGGAGGCGGCGCTGGCGTCCGACGACTCGGTGGAGGAATGCACGGTTTTCGGTGTCGAGATTCCCCGCACCGGCGGCCGCGCCGGGATGGCCGCGGTCAAGCTGCGCGACGGGGCGGAGTTCGACGGCAAGTCGCTGGCCCGCGCGGTGTACGGCCAGCTGCCCGCCTACGCGTTGCCGCTGTTCGTGCGGGTGGTCGAGTCGCTGGAGCACACCACGACGTTCAAGAGCCGCAAGGTGTCGCTGCGCGAGCAGGCGTACGGACCCGACGTGCCGGATCCGTTGTACGTGCTGGCCGGCCGCGACGAGGGCTACGTGCCCTATTACGACGAATACCCCGACGAAGTGGCCGACGGGAAGCGGCCGCGGGGCTGA
- a CDS encoding LOG family protein, which translates to MRPEREPPGDWAVCVYCASGPQHPELLAVATELGEAIAERGWTLVWGGGRVSAMGAVATAARARGGRTVGVIPQILMRVEIADIDADELIVTETMHERKHVMEERADAFVVLPGGVGTLDELLDSWTTGYLGLHRKPIVMLDPLGHYEGLWTWLRGLVDSGYVSPPAMDRLLLVDKVSAAVEACAPE; encoded by the coding sequence ATGCGCCCGGAACGCGAGCCGCCAGGCGACTGGGCGGTGTGTGTGTACTGCGCGTCCGGCCCGCAGCATCCCGAATTGCTCGCCGTCGCCACCGAACTCGGCGAGGCGATCGCCGAGCGCGGTTGGACGCTGGTGTGGGGCGGCGGCCGGGTCTCGGCGATGGGCGCGGTCGCGACCGCGGCGCGCGCCCGCGGCGGCCGGACCGTCGGCGTCATCCCCCAGATCCTGATGCGCGTCGAGATCGCCGACATCGACGCCGACGAACTGATCGTCACCGAGACCATGCACGAGCGAAAGCACGTCATGGAGGAGCGCGCCGATGCGTTCGTCGTGCTCCCCGGCGGCGTCGGCACCCTGGACGAGTTGCTGGACTCGTGGACCACGGGCTACCTCGGCCTGCACCGAAAACCCATCGTCATGCTCGATCCGCTGGGGCATTACGAGGGCCTGTGGACCTGGCTGCGCGGATTGGTCGACAGCGGGTACGTCTCGCCGCCCGCGATGGACCGGTTGTTGCTGGTCGACAAGGTGAGCGCCGCCGTGGAGGCGTGTGCGCCCGAGTGA
- a CDS encoding AAA family ATPase yields the protein MPVRWNVPQHASALERLEAALSSGGAVVLGPDGCGKSTLARLAAEGFGRRHPGTRIRWVTGTPTERAVPFGAFSHLVEIADVGKPAALLRAARSSLDGDDLLLVVDDAHDLDILSATLVYQLALVGAARMIVTGRADSAPEAIAALWTDHLLPRIDIEAPGGTTTPGEVDAFLGEIPAAGRAVLDYLAVAEPLSLADLDALAGADAVAQAADSGAVETRARGGSSDEPVVYTAHPLFAERARAALGGDGARQRRTDVVRLLSRRPSEHLSDRLRLAALSLDSDAPQPTAEVVAAAQQALRLGDLALGERLASSALERSGGLAARLALAHALAWQGRGREADAVLAGVDPSGLTEAALMDWALLRAANQFWMLSEPERATAFLRTIRSRFSDAGARTTLDALSATFAMNAGNVGHAVKVAGEVLATPGADDQAVAWAASAAALCAARQGRFDDVEPLAQRALAAEHPGLLRFTIGLGQTTALLMAGRLDEARELAQQFTDFAELQQPGRAIGEVLLAHVLLADGEFARAAALLGPAAATLERTGYSWGPLSLTLLASALAQQGDIAAAGKTLGRAESRHGTKSALFAPELGVARAWRLASMRDAPGAVAAARDAARMAERGGQRAVAVRVWHDAVRLGDTHAADPLSRITAEIDCAAGKLALAHAQALAARDEAALLAVSDDLAAVGMRAAAADAAAQAQRCGA from the coding sequence ATGCCGGTTCGATGGAACGTCCCCCAGCACGCGTCGGCTCTCGAGCGGCTGGAGGCGGCGCTGTCGTCGGGCGGCGCCGTCGTGCTCGGACCGGACGGCTGCGGCAAGTCCACGTTGGCTCGGTTGGCCGCCGAGGGCTTCGGTCGCCGGCATCCCGGCACGCGTATCCGCTGGGTCACCGGCACCCCGACCGAACGCGCGGTTCCCTTCGGCGCCTTCAGCCACCTCGTCGAGATCGCCGACGTCGGCAAGCCGGCCGCGCTGTTGCGCGCCGCCCGGTCCTCGCTGGACGGTGACGACCTGCTGCTCGTGGTCGACGACGCCCACGACCTGGACATCTTGTCGGCCACGCTGGTGTACCAGCTGGCCCTGGTCGGTGCGGCCAGGATGATCGTCACCGGCCGCGCCGATTCGGCTCCCGAGGCCATCGCGGCGCTGTGGACCGATCACCTGCTCCCCCGCATCGACATCGAAGCGCCGGGCGGGACGACCACACCGGGCGAAGTCGACGCGTTCCTCGGCGAAATACCCGCCGCGGGGCGTGCGGTGCTGGACTACCTCGCCGTTGCCGAGCCACTGTCGCTCGCCGACCTCGACGCCCTCGCCGGCGCGGATGCGGTCGCGCAGGCGGCGGATTCGGGGGCGGTGGAGACGCGGGCGCGCGGCGGGTCCTCGGACGAACCGGTGGTGTACACGGCCCACCCGCTGTTCGCCGAGCGAGCGCGCGCCGCGCTCGGCGGCGACGGCGCGCGGCAACGTCGCACCGATGTGGTCCGGCTGCTGTCCCGGCGCCCGTCGGAGCACCTCAGCGACCGGCTTCGGTTGGCGGCCCTGTCCCTGGACAGCGACGCCCCGCAGCCGACGGCCGAGGTGGTCGCCGCCGCGCAGCAGGCGCTGCGGCTGGGCGACCTCGCCCTCGGCGAACGGCTGGCCTCCTCCGCGCTGGAGCGATCCGGCGGATTGGCGGCGCGGCTGGCGCTGGCACACGCGCTGGCGTGGCAGGGCCGCGGCCGTGAGGCCGACGCGGTGCTGGCCGGCGTGGACCCCTCGGGGTTGACCGAAGCCGCCCTGATGGACTGGGCGCTGCTGCGCGCCGCCAACCAGTTCTGGATGCTCAGCGAGCCCGAGCGGGCGACCGCGTTCTTGCGCACCATCCGCAGTCGGTTCTCGGATGCGGGCGCGCGCACCACGCTCGACGCGCTGAGCGCCACGTTCGCGATGAACGCCGGCAACGTCGGGCACGCCGTGAAGGTCGCGGGCGAGGTGCTGGCCACGCCGGGCGCCGACGACCAGGCGGTGGCCTGGGCGGCCAGCGCGGCGGCGCTGTGCGCCGCGCGGCAGGGGCGTTTCGACGACGTCGAGCCGCTGGCCCAGCGCGCCCTGGCCGCCGAACATCCGGGATTGCTGCGCTTCACGATCGGGCTGGGGCAGACCACCGCGTTGTTGATGGCGGGCCGGCTCGACGAGGCACGCGAACTCGCGCAGCAGTTCACCGATTTCGCCGAGCTGCAACAGCCGGGTCGCGCGATCGGCGAGGTGCTGCTGGCCCACGTGCTGCTCGCCGACGGTGAATTCGCCAGAGCGGCAGCGCTACTGGGTCCGGCGGCCGCCACGTTGGAGCGCACCGGCTATTCGTGGGGGCCGCTGTCGTTGACGCTACTGGCCAGCGCGCTGGCCCAGCAGGGCGATATCGCCGCCGCGGGAAAAACATTGGGGCGGGCCGAATCCCGGCACGGAACCAAGTCGGCGCTGTTCGCGCCGGAGCTGGGCGTCGCCCGGGCGTGGCGGCTGGCCTCGATGCGCGACGCGCCCGGTGCGGTGGCCGCCGCCCGTGACGCCGCCCGGATGGCCGAGCGTGGCGGCCAGCGGGCGGTGGCGGTGCGGGTGTGGCACGATGCCGTGCGGCTGGGCGACACCCACGCGGCCGACCCGTTGTCCCGGATCACCGCCGAAATCGACTGTGCTGCGGGAAAACTCGCGCTCGCCCATGCGCAGGCGCTGGCGGCCCGCGACGAGGCGGCGTTGCTGGCGGTGTCGGACGACCTGGCGGCGGTGGGGATGCGCGCGGCGGCGGCCGACGCCGCCGCGCAGGCGCAGCGGTGCGGGGCCTGA